A stretch of Vulpes vulpes isolate BD-2025 chromosome 4, VulVul3, whole genome shotgun sequence DNA encodes these proteins:
- the TLX3 gene encoding T-cell leukemia homeobox protein 3, protein MEAPASAQTPHPHPHPHEPISFGIDQILNSPDQDSAPAPRGPDGASYLGAPPGGRAGAAYPSLPASFAGLGAPFEDPGSYSVNLSLAPAGVIRVPAHRPLPGAVPPPLPSALPAMPSVPAVSSLGGLNFPWMESSRRFVKDRFTAAAALTPFTVTRRIGHPYQNRTPPKRKKPRTSFSRVQICELEKRFHRQKYLASAERAALAKSLKMTDAQVKTWFQNRRTKWRRQTAEEREAERQQASRLMLQLQHDAFQKSLNDSIQPDPLCLHNSSLFALQNLQPWEEDSSKVPAVTSLV, encoded by the exons ATGGAGGCGCCCGCCAGCGCGCAgaccccgcacccgcacccgcacccgcacgaGCCCATCAGCTTCGGCATCGACCAGATCCTCAACAGCCCGGACCAGGAcagcgccccggccccgcggggcccCGACGGCGCCAGCTACCTGGGCGCGCCCCCCGGGGGCCGCGCGGGCGCCGCGTACCCGTCCCTCCCCGCCTCCTTCGCGGGCCTCGGCGCGCCCTTCGAGGACCCGGGATCCTACAGCGTCAACCTGAGCCTGGCGCCCGCCGGCGTGATCCGGGTGCCCGCGCACAGGCCGCTGCCCGGGGCCGTGCCGCCGCCCCTGCCCAGCGCGCTGCCCGCCATGCCCTCCGTGCCCGCGGTCTCCAGCCTGGGCggcctcaacttcccctggatgGAGAGCAGCCGCCGCTTCGTGAAGGACCGCTTCACAG CGGCGGCGGCGCTCACGCCCTTCACCGTGACCCGGCGCATCGGCCACCCCTACCAGAACAGGACGCCGCCCAAGCGTAAGAAGCCGCGCACGTCCTTTTCTCGGGTGCAGATCTGCGAGCTGGAGAAGCGCTTCCACCGCCAGAAGTACCTGGCCTCGGCCGAGAGGGCGGCGCTCGCCAAGTCCCTCAAAATGACGGACGCGCAGGTCAAGACGTGGTTCCAAAACCGGAGGACCAAGTGGCG GCGGCAGACGGCGGAGGAGCGGGAGGCGGAGCGGCAGCAGGCGAGCCGGCTCATGCTGCAGCTGCAACACGACGCCTTCCAAAAGAGCCTCAACGACTCCATCCAGCCCGACCCTCTCTGTCTGCACAACTCGTCGCTCTTTGCTCTGCAGAATCTGCAGCCCTGGGAGGAGGACAGCTCCAAGGTCCCCGCCGTCACCTCTCTGGTGTGA